In the genome of Actinomadura graeca, one region contains:
- a CDS encoding TetR/AcrR family transcriptional regulator produces the protein MSAGRTARERVRAELVREITEIARRQLATQGAAGLSLRAVAREMGMVSSAIYRYFPSRDDLLTALIIDGYNAVGEAVERADARAVARGGGFPERWLAVGRAIREWAVAHPHEYALLHGSPVPGYVAPQDTVPAALRDAAVLARLVTEAHEAGALEPVGAPPGSIDELTGDLARARVAVRMNVPDEVVARALTAWAGLYGTVSFELFGQFDNVIDARAAYFDHTIMLLGRLVGLKFAIDE, from the coding sequence CGGCACGTGAACGGGTCAGGGCGGAACTGGTCCGGGAGATCACCGAGATCGCCCGGCGGCAGCTGGCGACGCAGGGCGCGGCGGGGCTGTCGCTGCGCGCGGTCGCCCGCGAGATGGGGATGGTCTCCTCGGCGATCTACCGCTACTTCCCCAGCCGGGACGACCTGCTGACCGCCCTGATCATCGACGGCTACAACGCCGTCGGCGAGGCCGTCGAACGCGCGGACGCGCGGGCGGTCGCGCGGGGCGGCGGGTTCCCTGAGCGGTGGCTCGCGGTGGGACGGGCCATCCGGGAGTGGGCGGTGGCGCATCCGCACGAGTACGCGCTCCTGCACGGGTCACCCGTGCCCGGCTACGTGGCGCCCCAGGACACCGTGCCCGCCGCCCTCCGCGACGCGGCCGTGCTGGCGCGCCTTGTGACCGAGGCCCACGAGGCCGGGGCGCTGGAGCCGGTAGGCGCCCCGCCGGGATCGATCGATGAACTGACCGGGGATTTGGCGCGCGCGCGGGTCGCCGTCCGGATGAACGTCCCGGACGAGGTGGTGGCGCGCGCGCTGACGGCGTGGGCCGGTCTCTACGGGACGGTCAGCTTCGAATTGTTCGGGCAATTCGACAACGTGATCGACGCCCGCGCCGCCTACTTCGATCACACGATCATGCTTCTCGGACGTCTCGTCGGGCTGAAGTTCGCAATTGATGAGTGA